A stretch of Pseudoprevotella muciniphila DNA encodes these proteins:
- the carB gene encoding carbamoyl-phosphate synthase (glutamine-hydrolyzing) large subunit, whose protein sequence is MIDNNIKKVLLLGSGALKIGEAGEFDYSGSQALKALREEGIETILINPNIATVQTSEGVADKIYFQPVTPFFVEKIIKKERPQGIMLAFGGQTALNCGVKLYEDGVFDKYGVQVLGTPVQAIMDTEDRELFVNRLDEINVKTIKSEACETPEDARKAANALGYPVIVRAAYALGGLGSGFCNNDQELDILLEKAFSFSPQVLVEKSLKGWKEIEYEVVRDKFDNCITVCNMENFDPLGIHTGESIVIAPSQTLTNNEYHKLRELAIRIVRHIGIVGECNVQYAFDPESEDYRVIEVNARLSRSSALASKATGYPLAFVAAKLGLGYGLFELKNSVTKTTSAFFEPALDYVVCKIPRWDLGKFRGVDRELGSSMKSVGEVMAIGRTFEEVIQKGIRMIGQGLHGFVGNKELKIDDIRASLAAPTDKRLLVIEKAFFDGMTVDEINELTKIDKWFLYKLENIYNINKKIHACKSINNLDNELLLEAKVMGFTDFQIARALDMEKEMSINKASLIIRERRKQANIVPYVKQIDTLAAEYPAHTNYLYLSYLGTSHDIRYENDKRSVVVLGSGAYRIGSSVEFDWCGVQALNTIRKEGYRSVMINYNPETVSTDYDMCDRLYFDELTFERVLDIVDLETPKGVIVSTGGQIPNNLAMRLDKQNVPILGTSAKCIDNAEDREKFSEMLRRIDVDQPAWSALTSFEDIQGFIKEVGFPVLVRPSYVLSGAAMNVCSNMEELERFLRLASDVSKEHPVVVSQFIEHAKEIEMDAVARDGEIIAYAISEHIEFAGVHSGDATIQFPPQKLYIETFRRIKKISRLIAKELHISGPFNIQFLARENDIKVIECNLRASRSFPFVSKVLKINLIELATRIILGLPVERPDKNLFDLDYVGIKASQFSFNRLQKADPVLGVDMSSTGEVGCIGENSSDALLKSMLSVGQRIPEKNILLSTGDGHQKADMLDASKMLVEHGYKLYATPGTSRYLTQNGVPNTLVHWPSEEGQEPQVLDIMHNHGIDFVVNVPKDLTPRELTNGYKIRRTAIDLNIPLITNARLASAFINAFCKIKVDDIEVKSWDEY, encoded by the coding sequence ATGATAGATAACAATATAAAGAAAGTTCTTCTCCTTGGTAGCGGTGCGCTTAAGATTGGCGAAGCCGGTGAATTTGACTATAGTGGATCTCAAGCCTTGAAGGCTTTGCGTGAAGAAGGTATAGAGACTATCCTCATCAACCCCAACATTGCAACAGTGCAAACGAGTGAGGGTGTTGCTGACAAAATCTATTTTCAGCCTGTAACACCCTTCTTTGTTGAAAAAATCATTAAGAAAGAGCGTCCGCAAGGCATCATGTTGGCTTTTGGAGGACAAACGGCACTTAATTGTGGTGTGAAACTTTACGAAGACGGTGTATTTGATAAATATGGCGTTCAGGTGCTTGGCACCCCCGTTCAGGCGATTATGGACACCGAAGACAGAGAACTGTTTGTAAATCGCCTTGATGAAATTAACGTCAAGACTATCAAGAGCGAAGCATGTGAAACACCCGAAGATGCCAGGAAAGCAGCCAACGCTTTAGGATATCCGGTCATCGTCCGTGCAGCCTATGCCCTGGGAGGGTTAGGAAGTGGTTTTTGTAATAATGATCAGGAGTTGGATATTCTCCTTGAAAAGGCCTTTAGTTTTTCCCCACAGGTGTTGGTGGAAAAAAGCCTGAAAGGGTGGAAAGAAATTGAATATGAAGTAGTTCGTGACAAGTTTGACAACTGTATCACGGTCTGCAACATGGAAAATTTCGACCCTCTTGGCATACATACAGGAGAAAGTATCGTCATTGCCCCATCGCAGACTCTGACCAATAATGAATATCACAAACTACGTGAGTTAGCCATCAGAATAGTTCGCCATATCGGTATAGTTGGTGAATGTAACGTTCAGTATGCTTTCGACCCGGAAAGTGAAGACTACCGGGTAATTGAGGTAAATGCGCGTCTGAGTCGTTCCTCTGCATTAGCATCGAAGGCTACAGGTTATCCTTTAGCATTTGTTGCTGCGAAACTTGGATTAGGATACGGACTTTTTGAACTAAAGAACTCTGTAACAAAGACAACGAGTGCATTCTTTGAACCAGCATTGGATTATGTGGTATGCAAGATACCAAGATGGGACTTGGGTAAGTTCCGAGGTGTAGATCGCGAATTAGGCTCCTCTATGAAGAGTGTTGGTGAGGTAATGGCTATAGGACGTACTTTTGAAGAAGTAATCCAAAAGGGCATCCGCATGATAGGTCAAGGTCTTCATGGATTTGTTGGTAATAAAGAATTGAAAATCGATGATATACGTGCCTCTCTCGCCGCACCCACTGATAAGCGTCTGTTGGTAATTGAAAAGGCATTCTTTGATGGCATGACTGTGGATGAAATCAATGAACTTACCAAGATTGACAAATGGTTCCTATATAAGTTGGAGAATATATACAACATTAACAAGAAAATCCACGCATGCAAATCAATCAACAACCTCGACAATGAACTACTCCTCGAGGCGAAGGTGATGGGCTTTACCGACTTCCAGATTGCGCGAGCCTTAGACATGGAAAAGGAAATGTCAATCAACAAGGCAAGCCTCATAATCCGTGAACGACGCAAACAGGCCAACATCGTCCCATACGTCAAGCAAATTGACACACTTGCAGCAGAATACCCTGCTCATACCAATTATCTCTATCTTTCCTATTTAGGCACTTCGCACGATATACGTTATGAAAATGACAAACGCTCTGTGGTTGTCTTGGGAAGCGGTGCATACAGAATAGGGTCATCGGTAGAATTTGACTGGTGTGGCGTACAGGCACTGAATACAATTCGTAAGGAAGGCTACCGCAGTGTGATGATAAATTACAATCCCGAAACGGTTTCCACCGACTATGACATGTGCGACCGCCTTTACTTCGATGAACTGACTTTTGAGCGTGTGCTCGACATTGTTGATCTTGAAACACCCAAGGGCGTTATCGTGTCAACGGGAGGACAGATACCAAACAATCTTGCCATGCGCCTTGACAAGCAAAACGTTCCAATACTCGGCACTTCTGCAAAATGTATAGACAACGCAGAAGACCGTGAAAAATTCTCCGAGATGCTTCGACGGATTGATGTGGACCAGCCTGCTTGGAGCGCTTTGACAAGTTTTGAGGATATTCAAGGGTTCATAAAAGAAGTAGGATTTCCTGTACTTGTGCGCCCCTCTTACGTTCTTTCCGGTGCAGCGATGAACGTTTGTTCCAATATGGAAGAATTGGAGCGCTTCCTCCGATTGGCATCAGATGTTTCTAAAGAGCATCCTGTAGTCGTTTCGCAGTTTATAGAACATGCCAAAGAAATAGAGATGGACGCAGTTGCCAGAGATGGAGAAATCATTGCGTACGCCATAAGTGAACATATTGAGTTTGCAGGTGTACACTCTGGCGATGCTACCATTCAGTTTCCCCCTCAGAAACTTTACATCGAAACATTCAGGAGGATTAAGAAGATTTCGCGTCTCATTGCTAAAGAACTTCACATCAGTGGTCCCTTTAATATACAATTCCTTGCACGTGAAAACGACATAAAGGTCATAGAATGCAACTTGCGTGCTTCCCGCAGTTTTCCATTCGTTAGCAAAGTCCTTAAAATCAATCTTATAGAACTGGCTACGCGAATCATATTAGGACTTCCTGTGGAACGACCGGACAAAAATCTGTTCGACCTCGATTATGTAGGTATTAAGGCAAGTCAGTTCTCCTTCAACCGTTTACAGAAGGCAGACCCCGTTTTGGGAGTTGACATGAGCAGTACAGGTGAAGTGGGATGTATCGGTGAGAATTCGAGCGATGCTCTTCTGAAGAGTATGCTTTCTGTAGGGCAACGCATACCTGAAAAGAATATACTTCTTTCCACAGGTGATGGTCATCAAAAAGCAGATATGCTCGATGCCTCAAAAATGTTGGTTGAACACGGCTATAAACTTTATGCCACACCGGGCACGAGTCGTTATCTCACACAGAATGGTGTACCGAACACTCTCGTTCATTGGCCAAGCGAAGAAGGACAAGAGCCGCAGGTGCTCGACATCATGCACAATCATGGTATCGACTTTGTTGTGAATGTTCCAAAGGATTTGACGCCTCGCGAATTGACCAATGGATATAAGATACGCCGTACAGCCATCGACCTGAACATTCCGCTTATCACCAATGCACGATTAGCAAGCGCATTTATCAATGCCTTCTGCAAAATAAAGGTGGATGATATAGAAGTGAAGAGCTGGGATGAATATTGA
- the carA gene encoding glutamine-hydrolyzing carbamoyl-phosphate synthase small subunit yields the protein MKAKLILDDGTVFCGKSFGYDAAVRGEVVFNTAMTGYVESLTDPSYAGQLMTLTYPLVGNYGVPPYSNSENGLANYMESDRIYASAIIVSDYSEKYCHWNAVESLSEWLKREKVPGITGIDTRALTKVLREHGVMMGKIVVEGVSEEVVDENYGDINFVERVSCTEIIRYNEGADKKVVLVDCGVKNNIIRSLITRGVEVIRVPWDYDFNTLDFDALFLANGPGDPDKCITTVNNIKKFLQNPDVKPCMGICMGNQLLSKAAGATIYKLKYGHRSHNQPVQMVGTQRCFITSQNHGYAVNTDTLDNNWEPYFINMNDGSNEGIRHKHNPWFSAQFHPEACGGPVDTTFLFDEFVKILNKS from the coding sequence ATGAAAGCAAAACTTATCCTTGACGATGGAACCGTTTTTTGTGGCAAAAGTTTCGGCTATGATGCTGCTGTGCGCGGTGAAGTTGTCTTCAACACCGCTATGACAGGATACGTTGAAAGTCTGACAGATCCTTCCTATGCCGGACAACTGATGACTCTAACGTATCCTTTGGTAGGCAATTATGGTGTGCCGCCATACAGTAATTCAGAAAATGGCTTGGCAAATTATATGGAGAGCGACAGAATATATGCCTCAGCCATAATAGTAAGCGACTACAGTGAAAAATATTGCCATTGGAATGCAGTGGAAAGCCTTTCAGAATGGTTGAAGCGAGAAAAAGTTCCTGGAATTACTGGCATTGATACCCGTGCACTCACTAAAGTGCTTCGAGAGCATGGAGTGATGATGGGAAAAATTGTAGTAGAGGGTGTCTCAGAAGAAGTTGTTGATGAAAATTATGGTGATATTAACTTTGTAGAGCGTGTATCGTGTACTGAAATCATCAGATACAATGAAGGTGCCGACAAAAAGGTCGTTCTCGTTGACTGCGGTGTAAAAAACAATATCATCAGAAGTCTGATAACGCGAGGCGTTGAAGTCATCAGAGTGCCTTGGGACTATGACTTCAATACATTGGATTTTGATGCTCTGTTTTTGGCAAATGGTCCTGGAGACCCTGACAAATGTATCACAACGGTCAACAACATCAAGAAATTCCTTCAAAATCCCGACGTAAAACCCTGTATGGGAATATGTATGGGTAACCAGTTGCTTTCAAAAGCAGCCGGAGCGACAATTTACAAACTAAAGTATGGACATCGTAGTCATAACCAACCGGTGCAGATGGTAGGCACTCAGCGCTGTTTCATCACAAGCCAAAATCATGGTTATGCCGTCAACACAGATACCTTGGATAATAATTGGGAACCTTACTTCATCAACATGAATGATGGCTCCAATGAAGGAATCAGGCACAAGCACAATCCGTGGTTTTCTGCACAGTTCCATCCTGAGGCATGTGGAGGTCCTGTTGATACTACGTTCCTTTTTGATGAATTCGTTAAAATTCTGAATAAGTCATGA
- the nqrF gene encoding NADH:ubiquinone reductase (Na(+)-transporting) subunit F, which produces MDISFILSSICVFLAVIIVLTIILLVAKNYLTPSGDVKININNGKQVLTVGQGGTLLTTLNDNGVHLPSACGGKGSCGQCKCQVDAGGGEILDVEKPHFSRKEIKANWRLGCQCKVKSDLEVAVPESILGVKEYECTVISNKNVASFIKEFIVQLPEGEHMDFIPGSYAQIRIPKFEIDYDKDIDKADLGDYLPAWEKFGLFSLKCVNTEDTIRAYSMANYPAEGDRFMLTVRIATPPFKPKEQGGGFMDVNPGIASTYIFSLKPGDKVLMSGPYGDFHPIFDSKKEMIWVGGGAGMAPLRAQIMHMTKTLHTTDREMHYFYGARSLSEVFYLDNFHDLEKEYPNFHFHLALDRPDPEADKAGVAYTAGFVHQVMYDTYLKDHETPEDIEYYMCGPGPMSNAVKNMLDSLGVEPESIMYDDFGG; this is translated from the coding sequence ATGGATATAAGTTTCATTTTATCGAGCATTTGCGTATTTCTTGCAGTTATCATTGTATTGACAATTATTCTTCTTGTAGCAAAGAATTATCTGACGCCAAGTGGGGATGTAAAAATCAATATTAATAACGGCAAGCAAGTACTGACGGTAGGTCAAGGAGGTACTCTCCTTACCACCCTCAACGACAATGGTGTACATCTTCCTTCGGCATGTGGCGGAAAAGGCAGTTGCGGACAATGCAAATGTCAGGTAGATGCCGGCGGCGGCGAGATTCTTGACGTTGAGAAACCTCATTTCTCTCGTAAGGAGATTAAGGCCAACTGGCGACTTGGCTGCCAGTGCAAGGTTAAGTCCGACCTTGAAGTTGCAGTGCCTGAAAGCATACTTGGCGTAAAAGAGTATGAATGTACAGTAATTTCCAACAAAAACGTTGCAAGTTTCATAAAGGAATTTATAGTACAACTTCCTGAAGGTGAACACATGGACTTCATTCCCGGCTCATACGCTCAGATACGTATTCCAAAGTTTGAAATAGACTACGATAAGGATATCGACAAGGCAGATCTGGGTGACTACCTTCCGGCATGGGAAAAGTTTGGTCTCTTCTCGTTGAAGTGCGTAAATACAGAAGATACCATCCGTGCATACTCCATGGCGAACTATCCTGCTGAAGGCGATCGTTTCATGCTGACCGTTCGTATCGCTACCCCACCCTTCAAACCTAAAGAACAGGGCGGTGGTTTTATGGACGTAAATCCAGGTATTGCATCTACGTATATTTTCTCGCTGAAACCAGGCGACAAGGTATTGATGAGCGGTCCGTACGGAGATTTCCATCCCATCTTTGACTCCAAGAAAGAAATGATATGGGTCGGTGGTGGTGCTGGCATGGCACCTCTCAGAGCACAGATTATGCACATGACCAAGACGCTACATACGACTGACCGTGAAATGCATTATTTCTACGGAGCACGTTCTTTGAGCGAAGTGTTCTATCTTGACAATTTCCATGACCTGGAGAAGGAATATCCCAATTTCCATTTCCACCTTGCTCTTGACCGTCCTGATCCTGAGGCAGACAAGGCAGGTGTGGCATACACTGCGGGGTTTGTTCATCAGGTGATGTACGATACCTACTTGAAAGATCACGAAACACCTGAAGACATAGAGTATTACATGTGCGGTCCGGGTCCGATGTCGAATGCAGTGAAGAATATGCTCGACAGTTTGGGCGTTGAACCTGAAAGCATTATGTACGATGATTTCGGCGGATAA
- the nqrE gene encoding NADH:ubiquinone reductase (Na(+)-transporting) subunit E has translation MEHALSLFIRSIFVDNMIFASFLGMCSYLAVSKNVKTSFGLGLAVIFVLLVTCPVNYLLQTKVLAEDGIFGMDLTYLAFILFIAVIAGIVQLVEMIVERFSPSLYNSLGIFLPLIAVNCAIMGSSLFMQQRIEMDPETSSQAISGIGDCIVFALGSGVGWLLAIVGLAAIREKMAYTDIPKPLQGLGITFITVGLMAMAFMCFSGLKL, from the coding sequence ATGGAACACGCATTGAGCCTATTCATTCGCTCGATTTTCGTTGACAATATGATATTTGCCTCATTTCTGGGCATGTGTTCATATTTGGCTGTGAGCAAAAATGTGAAAACTTCTTTTGGTCTGGGTCTGGCAGTTATTTTCGTCTTGTTAGTAACTTGTCCTGTCAATTATCTTCTCCAAACTAAGGTTTTGGCTGAGGACGGCATATTCGGCATGGATCTTACCTATTTAGCATTTATCCTCTTTATTGCTGTTATTGCAGGTATTGTGCAACTGGTCGAGATGATTGTAGAGCGGTTTTCTCCCTCACTTTATAATTCGTTGGGCATTTTTCTGCCTTTGATTGCAGTAAATTGCGCCATTATGGGTTCTTCTCTTTTTATGCAGCAACGCATAGAAATGGATCCGGAAACCAGTTCGCAAGCCATCTCTGGCATAGGCGATTGCATCGTTTTTGCCCTTGGCTCAGGCGTAGGCTGGCTGCTTGCTATTGTAGGCTTGGCAGCAATACGAGAGAAGATGGCATATACAGATATTCCCAAACCTTTACAGGGGTTAGGTATAACATTTATTACTGTTGGACTTATGGCCATGGCGTTCATGTGCTTTAGCGGTCTGAAACTGTAG
- a CDS encoding NADH:ubiquinone reductase (Na(+)-transporting) subunit D produces MALFSAENKRAFMEPLNLNNPVLIQVLGICSALAVTSKLEPSIVMGLSVTVITAFSNIIISLLRKTIPNRIRIIIQLVVVAALVTIVSMVLKAFAYDVSVQLSVYVGLIITNCILMGRLEAFAMTNAPWPSLLDGIGSGLGYAWILVAVGAIRELFGNGTLLDIRIFPEGYPNNGMMTMPAMAMIILGCIIWAHRSVVKIED; encoded by the coding sequence ATGGCTTTATTCTCAGCAGAAAACAAGCGGGCTTTCATGGAGCCACTCAATCTGAACAACCCTGTGCTGATACAGGTTTTGGGTATTTGCTCTGCATTGGCTGTTACCTCGAAACTGGAACCTTCAATCGTGATGGGATTGTCAGTAACGGTAATTACCGCCTTTTCAAATATCATCATATCACTCCTTAGGAAAACCATTCCAAACAGAATACGCATCATCATACAGTTGGTCGTTGTGGCAGCGTTGGTAACAATCGTCAGCATGGTGCTTAAAGCATTTGCATACGATGTAAGTGTCCAACTTAGCGTTTATGTGGGTTTGATTATCACGAACTGTATCCTAATGGGTCGTCTTGAAGCATTTGCCATGACCAATGCGCCTTGGCCAAGTTTGCTTGATGGAATAGGCAGTGGTCTTGGATATGCCTGGATACTTGTTGCTGTAGGTGCTATTAGGGAATTATTCGGAAACGGAACGCTTTTGGACATTCGCATCTTCCCTGAAGGTTATCCCAACAACGGTATGATGACCATGCCGGCAATGGCTATGATAATTCTAGGATGTATTATTTGGGCACATCGTTCTGTTGTAAAAATAGAAGACTAA
- the nqrC gene encoding NADH:ubiquinone reductase (Na(+)-transporting) subunit C gives MNTNSNVYTIVYAAVVVVVVAFLLATVSSVLKSRSDANVRIDTKKQILASLNIRGVANEDVEARYDQVIKEELLVDTSGKILADKGGFDIPRKEIKAEFNKLPVFKAQVEGAQKYVIPLVGKGLWGGIWGYLSLNDDAKTVYGAYFSHESETAGLGALITEEKFQDQFKGKSIYDTAGEIALSVVKHGTASQDDINKCDGISGATLTGNGVDAMLKDYLKLYGKYLSSIQSQQVDSVKK, from the coding sequence TTGAATACAAATAGCAATGTTTACACGATTGTTTACGCAGCAGTAGTAGTTGTTGTCGTTGCATTCCTCTTGGCTACAGTGTCTTCGGTGCTCAAGAGTCGCTCTGATGCCAATGTGCGCATAGACACTAAAAAACAGATATTGGCATCTCTCAATATACGTGGTGTTGCGAACGAAGATGTTGAAGCACGATACGACCAAGTAATCAAGGAAGAATTACTCGTTGATACGTCAGGAAAGATACTTGCCGACAAAGGAGGCTTCGACATACCTCGAAAGGAAATAAAGGCTGAATTCAACAAACTACCGGTTTTCAAGGCTCAAGTTGAAGGTGCACAAAAATACGTTATACCTCTGGTGGGCAAAGGTCTCTGGGGAGGCATTTGGGGATATTTGTCGCTAAATGACGATGCAAAAACCGTTTATGGCGCATATTTTAGCCATGAAAGTGAAACAGCCGGTCTGGGTGCTTTGATTACAGAAGAGAAATTCCAGGATCAGTTTAAGGGTAAATCAATCTACGATACTGCCGGAGAGATTGCTCTGTCTGTTGTGAAGCATGGAACGGCAAGCCAAGATGACATCAACAAATGCGATGGTATTAGTGGTGCCACGTTGACAGGAAATGGTGTTGATGCCATGCTCAAGGATTATCTTAAACTTTATGGGAAATATCTTTCCTCTATCCAGTCTCAACAAGTAGATTCAGTAAAAAAATAA
- a CDS encoding NADH:ubiquinone reductase (Na(+)-transporting) subunit B, producing the protein MIKKLFDKIRPNFEEGGKLKSFHSVFEGFESFLLVPNTTSKSGVSIHDAIDSKRIMSFVVIALLPALFFGMYNIGLQNYTLAGQSASWFTYFLYGFLVMLPRIVVSYAVGLGIEFVVAQWKKEEIQEGYLVTGLLIPMILPVNTPLWMMALAVAFSVIFAKEIYGGTGMNIFNPALVARAFLFFAYPTSMSGDKVWVCDSQFFGLGNALPDTMTQATALGEAAADQAVSGDFWQYVVGTMPGSVGETSVIAIAIGALILLWTRIASWKTMSSVFVGGAIVAFLFNVSGLDSNEVAKIPWYNHLVLGGFAFGAVFMATDPVTSARTEKGKYIYGFLIGALAIVIRVLNPGYPEGMMLAILFMNMFAPLIDYCFVQKNISKRAKRMKVNND; encoded by the coding sequence ATGATAAAGAAACTTTTCGATAAGATTCGTCCCAACTTCGAAGAAGGAGGAAAGTTAAAATCATTTCACTCTGTTTTTGAAGGTTTCGAATCTTTCCTCCTTGTACCGAACACAACGTCAAAGTCGGGTGTGAGCATACACGACGCCATTGACTCCAAGCGAATTATGTCGTTTGTTGTTATCGCGTTGTTGCCCGCTTTGTTCTTTGGCATGTACAACATCGGCCTCCAAAACTATACTTTGGCAGGACAGTCGGCAAGTTGGTTTACTTATTTCCTCTATGGCTTCCTTGTGATGTTGCCCAGAATAGTCGTTTCTTATGCCGTCGGCTTGGGTATAGAATTTGTCGTGGCTCAATGGAAGAAAGAAGAAATACAAGAAGGCTATCTCGTAACTGGCTTGCTCATACCGATGATATTGCCAGTTAACACACCCTTGTGGATGATGGCACTTGCTGTTGCTTTCTCTGTGATTTTCGCTAAAGAAATATATGGAGGAACCGGCATGAATATATTCAACCCGGCTCTTGTGGCTCGTGCTTTTCTCTTCTTCGCCTACCCTACTTCTATGTCAGGCGACAAAGTTTGGGTGTGCGACAGTCAGTTTTTTGGATTAGGGAATGCCCTGCCTGATACAATGACTCAGGCTACCGCATTAGGTGAGGCAGCAGCAGACCAAGCAGTCAGTGGTGACTTTTGGCAATATGTCGTAGGCACAATGCCTGGCTCAGTCGGCGAGACGAGCGTAATAGCAATAGCGATAGGTGCTCTGATTCTGCTTTGGACGAGAATTGCTTCCTGGAAAACGATGTCAAGCGTTTTTGTCGGCGGAGCCATAGTTGCATTTCTTTTTAATGTGTCTGGACTCGATAGCAATGAAGTCGCTAAAATTCCATGGTACAATCATCTTGTACTTGGTGGCTTTGCGTTTGGTGCTGTATTCATGGCGACAGATCCAGTTACCAGTGCGCGTACAGAGAAAGGCAAGTATATTTATGGATTCCTGATTGGTGCACTTGCAATCGTAATCCGAGTTCTCAATCCTGGTTATCCTGAGGGCATGATGCTCGCTATTTTGTTTATGAATATGTTTGCACCTCTGATAGACTACTGCTTTGTGCAGAAGAACATCAGTAAACGCGCTAAACGTATGAAAGTTAATAATGACTAA
- a CDS encoding Na(+)-translocating NADH-quinone reductase subunit A — MKRLFKIRKGLDINLKGVAEKSISKTLTSKEYAISPIDFHGFVPRILAKEGTHVDAGTPVFTDKATERINIVSPVSGTIKSIVRGERRKILHAIVEADDKSTIVDFGKIDLNNISRENLSDLLLKSGLFAFFRQRPYDVVANPDDEPKGIFVSTFSKMPLAADFTYVVEGQESTFKTGISALSKLASVYVGISPEQINTDIMPIHDAEVSVFNGPNPSGNVGVHINKISPINKGEVVWTIGAEEVIFIGRLIETGKVDLTRRIAIAGSGIQQPQYIETLIGAPLADLIEGNVNKTEKHQRIIDGNPLVGRKSSMNGYLGAHTTEVSVIPEGDDVDEVLGWIMPRFNDFSTNKSYFSWLSGKNKQYDLDCRIKGGERHMIMSSEYERVFPMDIYPSYLIKAIITGDIDRQEELGIYEVAPEDFAVAEFICSSKLELQKIVREGLDILRKENA, encoded by the coding sequence ATGAAACGTCTTTTCAAGATTAGAAAAGGTTTGGATATCAACCTTAAAGGAGTTGCTGAAAAAAGTATCAGTAAAACTCTGACTTCTAAGGAGTACGCCATTTCACCCATTGACTTCCATGGCTTTGTTCCTCGCATATTGGCTAAGGAAGGAACTCATGTTGATGCCGGCACGCCTGTTTTTACAGACAAGGCTACAGAACGCATTAACATTGTTTCGCCTGTAAGCGGTACTATCAAGAGCATCGTTCGTGGTGAGAGAAGAAAAATTCTTCATGCAATAGTTGAAGCAGATGACAAATCGACAATTGTTGACTTTGGAAAAATCGACTTAAACAACATTTCTCGCGAAAACTTGTCAGACTTGCTGCTTAAATCCGGTTTGTTTGCTTTTTTCCGACAGCGCCCCTACGATGTCGTTGCCAATCCTGACGATGAACCTAAAGGCATTTTTGTGTCAACATTCAGTAAGATGCCGTTGGCAGCAGATTTCACTTACGTAGTGGAAGGTCAGGAGAGCACATTCAAAACAGGTATTTCGGCTCTGAGTAAATTGGCAAGTGTTTATGTCGGCATATCGCCAGAACAGATTAACACAGACATAATGCCCATTCATGATGCTGAAGTCAGCGTATTCAATGGTCCCAACCCATCTGGTAATGTTGGAGTGCACATCAATAAAATTAGTCCCATCAACAAAGGTGAAGTAGTATGGACTATTGGTGCTGAAGAAGTAATCTTCATAGGACGTCTCATCGAAACAGGAAAAGTTGATCTGACTCGCCGCATCGCAATAGCAGGTTCCGGCATTCAGCAGCCGCAATATATTGAAACGTTGATTGGTGCGCCTTTGGCTGATTTGATTGAAGGCAATGTCAATAAAACAGAAAAGCACCAACGTATTATAGACGGGAACCCACTCGTAGGACGCAAATCATCAATGAACGGATACCTTGGTGCTCATACCACAGAAGTGTCTGTTATTCCGGAAGGTGACGATGTGGATGAAGTTCTCGGATGGATTATGCCTCGCTTCAATGACTTTTCCACAAATAAGAGTTATTTCTCTTGGTTGTCTGGCAAAAATAAGCAATATGACCTTGATTGCAGGATAAAGGGTGGAGAGCGCCACATGATCATGAGCAGTGAATATGAGCGTGTCTTCCCTATGGATATCTATCCCAGTTATCTTATAAAAGCCATTATTACAGGCGACATTGACCGCCAGGAAGAACTGGGCATTTATGAAGTAGCACCAGAAGATTTTGCAGTGGCTGAATTTATCTGCTCATCTAAGTTGGAACTGCAGAAAATAGTTCGTGAAGGACTGGATATCTTAAGAAAGGAAAATGCATGA